The genomic interval gggttgtttcttggtgacttcctgcgggtgggagggtgtttggctagtgctttgcgggtcgctcctgtagcgtgccgagggattgtgaagggccaactctggagctgtagtttggaggggagatgccgtcagagctgcgtagtcggcgactgtggcatggcagagccttgtttggatgctcgccgagcatgtgttgggcgttcttggtaggggcgtgagctgtgctgctgggcttgggcctgtggtgctggcaagaaggcggcaggaagtggcgatggcgtggtggtgcggctgggggtgcaggcgcccttaaatgacgctgctttgtttttcctggggagtggaacggtttggtgtgtcctgggcgcagggcttgcgtgctggaggagagcaggagagggaaagaaggagcggtggtgtgtcatttgtggcttcctttgcaggtgttgcgtcgtccgcaggagcggagcaggaggacgagagcgactctccctgggattccgaggtgcttggtgtgaggggcgcagtgggttgcccgaggggggaagtgcgcgggagcttgccttggacgtgggccctagcagggatgaggctcagttgccgcttgtggtggctgcgccacaggtttgttcctgtgacctggagccgcttgtgctctgtgcaagcggtttggtgaggactgtgcctaagtggggtgtgctaatgtcctgggagtggcagcaagtggccttggagttgtatttctagagtcctactgcaagagagaaggttctggttctgtgcgtgcttggaagggctgctgctgctttgccaggttatgcagtgaaaggagcgtgtttgggacggtgcagccaagtactaaggacagcagcagagtgggtgtaggcttggagggagcgcagttgggggttggagagtggaagcgagggcccagggggaggtttgcctcaggttgttggagaagcaggcagctggcggtgtttgttggtgcaaaggaggggggaaggatgtgtgtgcggctgagtattgccgtgtaggggaagctggagtgtgggtagtgcttctcaggggctttaggggaagggagcagggcgtttgtgagcttcggcattgccgtcccttcacatacgttctcgtggaggctgcttgtttctgttctttctaagtgtgcgggccgatctcttttaggacgactcaccggaaaggaagggagaggaggctcctggtggtgcccaagtggcggctgctgcaggagcccctgctggtgtgagaggtgagtttctagacatggaggggctttgtttctctgctctttgggctgggtgaatgaactgaaatggcgatctgcctgtgagagggtagagcaggcaggtaggcgctgggcaggcaatggcggggagggggggagggaacgtagctggagggagatgttttgtggtagtgctagggaaggagggttgtttcttggtgacttcctgcgggtgggagggtgtttggctagtgctttgcgggtcgctcctgtagcgtgccgagggattgtgaagggccaactctggagctgtagtttggaggggagatgccgtcagagctgcgtagtcggcgactgtggcatggcagagccttgtttggatgctcgccgagcatgtgttgggcgttcttggtaggggcgtgagctgtgctgctgggcttgggcctgtggtgctggcaagaaggcggcaggaagtggcgatggcgtggtggtgcggctgggggtgcaggcgcccttaaatgacgctgctttgtttttcctcgggagtggaacggtttggtgtgtcctgggcgcagggcttgcgtgctggaggagagcaggagagggaaagaaggagcggtggtgtgtcatttgtggcttcctttgcaggtgttgcgtcgtccgcaggagcggagcaggaggacgagagcgactctccctgggattccgaggtgcttggtgtgaggggcgcagtgggttgcccgaggggggaagtgcgcgggagcttgccttggacgtgggccctagcagggatgaggctcagttgccgcttgtggtggctgcgccacaggtttgttcctgtgacctggagccgcttgtgctctgtgcaagcggtttggtgaggactgtgcctaagtggggtgtgctaatgtcctgggagtggcagcaagtggccttggagttgtatttctagagtcctactgcaagagagaaggttctggttctgtgcgtgcttggaagggctgctgctgctttgccaggttatgcagtgaaaggagcgtgtttgggacggtgcagccaagtactaaggacagcagcagagtgggtgtaggcttggagggagcgcagttgggggttctgaaagggctgttctacttccagagcctgcgttccttgacggcctgccaaagtcccgaagcagcagtgaatctgcaggtaatgcttgagcgacaatccgagttgtgcttgggtagtcctgcatttgaaatgcagtttgtgggtgaagcgtttctggagattgcttgcaccactctctgcttgtttgtgttctcgctcacctaggtgtctgcaaaggagggaggagagcgtgaaggacgcgaggctgctgcaacacagactgattttcagtgtgacggacaggtgaggagctgtgttgaagagctgtggagatgttagcctagagcgaggtgttattgccaaaagagcgcaggcggaagaccgcagagagtggcagatgtgaaatatactttagatgtatgttatctttgggctccctctgaagaaggctgtcgtgagtgaaaagaaggtggtagtgcatgttcgtgccctttttgtgaggctcacggcacaatctttccttaggcgatggccgcagagctgccggcggaggttgctgaagctcctggaaagcagttgcttccagaaggttcacttgaagttccaaaggtttcctgcggtgagctgcagggagacaagttgcggttgcaagaggaactggccagggtgaaagccaaggtaggcaaagcctgtagtggcctgcatgactgtgaggaggtggttttcccctgtaaacgatggggaaaagcccttgttgaggctgtagggtagtagtgcagtggtgtcccttctgttgccttcccttcttcccgccgctgccccatggtggcaaacagaccaagcgcgtcagggagctgccctttcaagcatgaggggccaagcagtgtgttgggggtcacacctacccacgaggaggctgctcaagcagcttgttgtctctccgaacccgcctgagctttgaggtggacctgaaggtgacagtgggtgagctccgggtgccctgagagtgctgcgtgttttcctgttgaggctgttgtactctttctctatatttggctgtgtgtgtagagctttggttccttctttgtagctggtcaaatgcctgcgaaggtgacagtctgtgttctgggggggggcagcacttgaaagggtgcgatccttcttcatggtttgcgctcgcacacgcagcgctggttgctaggtggggtttttgcactgtatacgggaagcagcatgtcaggcaggtgctgtgacttgtcctgttccctgactgtaggaggaacttgacctcctaacctagctgcccggagaaggccgtgggttggccctagtgctgagctttttctgtagaaaacatcttggccatcttgtggctgcatgatgcaaatgtgccgcaaagtgctatagttcctgcagggccctggggatgaacctgtagttagtaagcattaggatcccgaaatgctaattcacttccaagttgtttttggagagagctacgttcagagctactgacttgctttccgttcactacgcccaccgctgccaccaacgcaagtacggagttgaaggaaggagtgtagggaccggctttccaccatttgtgtaagaataaggtatagcagcgtgggcagcgttggactagaagtctttgtgattgtggtcgttatcctggagttgggaagtgccagcaggagaagggagagcctttgcagtaatgcttcccgtgggggagcgagcagctggatgctaggagcgtcccgagtcacgggaaggagtaggattggtgttgcagctgcgtttgggcagctggtaggaaattgagatggggatgggagaggccggtatgaaagcggaaggagcaacgtggttttggagagtcgaagcagtggagtcgtctgtctgaaagcgaagctgactagcgtgggtcctgactagcgtggttttacagttgcaggcgttggaagagcagcatgttcaggctgagcgttgtgttcaggatttgaagacggccctggcagagaaacagagggaagcgacagcttcttcccggcaactgcaagaccttctggaagcctctttgggaggcgttagcctaaaagacctggaggaacgagtgggacggtaaggaagtggcacagtgaagcaaggctttgctttgtgggctggtgtaatagcagcaggatggccttgttgcatctcagcaagtcagtacacgattttgggagaggcttttgctttggactgtgtgatttggcgctgttgtgccagtgttggtgctcctgtggatttccataacgaggcctgtgtttcttttcaagacttgaactggaaaacgcccggctggaagacacagggcagcagcaggcagctagactcgaagctcttcagaaagagctgcacgcctctgcctctgtaagctagtcatagccttcctgtttcatgagctactgtgcgcagttgtgtgtgtatgtatgcgggggcgttttcggaagagattttcctggggagcctcggggaaatcattccctgcaggctgcaggcgatcggctgctgttggtccgctcgcaggctttctggttttgtgtgctactctgctgagtcttacttaacagtgtttgaggtaagggcacttacggcacttgtgcgccggtgtgaatggttgctgctttgtaccggttgtggtgcttaagccgtgtggcagcagcacttcagctgttgccgccttaaaggcgttctgcaagtgaacttgtggaacgtccttggtgccaagcacgtcgttgccaagtcttaagcggcctcctcaggctgtgccaggaattccatttgccgctggtcgctgaagatccccctggagctttaaattaagctgtgctctgcccggatggggatacctaagtaccgtcggctattagcggagggcctgaggaaggtgttctccagtgtgcgtggcacctttgcccccgtgagcccctcgctagtagcgggtggtctttgctttagtgggggtcggggggagggtggtgtggggggagagaggggtggcaggcaccagtttctgtccctcggtcttagcctgggtggtggaaatattgaagtgctgcagtttgcgtgggattctgtcccctggagttgtggggccggccctcggctagcagagagagatgtcctgccgcacctttgtgaggaaggctgtgcgcacctagtgcttctaggtgccgtgagtgagtcgtgtgtgccatttcttcttcctgtccggaaagcgtgagagcggaagaaagccagggaaggagctggcagagtggaaacaacccgcagaagcccgcctggaggaagaaatgaagaaaaacgttgcactgcagaaagaatgcaacaggtacagccgttgagtacttgtaagagctgtcgaatgagcggggagtcaggcgttatgtaccttgcccctgagactccgagtacgtatctgttggtgagcgagctcaaggcttgcgttaggtcttgcaagtggcttctgtaggggagcgtgcggttttaggtaggtggaagtgcaggcaggagggcagttgtcctgggaagagagggagggcgggagggcaggaagaagtcgcttgtgtcttgtgcctgttgtcaggcagagggagaagcttcaagggagcagatgaaatgttgactgggcaagtgatgtgtgggaggggaatgatgtgggtgggtgggttggtgtggtgttttggcttggtgtcttgttctggaagtcctggcctgtccgccatggtacaaatgaagtaagccccgcaccgtatgcgtggtgcttagggaagtgcatgcgtaaaggcggactgtgcttgggcttcctactttacttgctaatgtgctgtgcaggtcgaagaggcttctggagaaagctatgaagaaagtgagggcgtatgagaggcgggcgcgagagtcccagatgaatttcccgggcgaaagggaggacccgtgttcgggaaggggcagagaagttgctaaattacgaacaaaggtgagctttggctggcttgttgtggtgcttgttttggaaagctgtaagattcttttcctggctgttgggttgtggtgttaattatgtggtggccgtgtttgaaaagaacggctgtctcttatggtccctgaaaaagcctgtgtaatcctttgggaagtgaagaggcgttgcgatagcggggcacttgtgagcctgggcctttctgggcgagagcccagcttgaaagcttgaggccctggcagcatctttgaggtctgacagatgaatttgtgctctggaagaccggtaagtaggaccattataagcctaaccacagtatgaaaggcaaggacatcggaagcataggtgtgagaggtgtggaaaaggtgcgtttctgcggagagaagacgacgacgacggcggcagagttttagttgacctttggggcctactgaaaccctggcacttctttgttgattgtcttctaaactcaaacctgtgtgtgtgtgtgtgcgtgtatgtagaaagagataatcatttctgtttcctctttcctgaagcttcaggtataccactgtaaacaagtgaataccttgtgattattgtatattgttgtcaatatgattacagttgttatcgttcccgttcattagttcattacactcggttacttacctgttacaatagtaaactcattcctaaggagtagggacacctacactaccagccgaccctgtttagtgtcgggagcccgccgaattaccttaccagggcaaaatgcctctcaactggttcggtcgttctgcggaggcctcccggcacaaagggacacgctcggtggattgtcacagaactgcgtacgcttagacctctgggtctgcttaggtgagtgagtcctttccctgtgtgcaggtccgtgagctgtgctgctccctggaggcagagcggaggaagtcgaggcagctagagaaagcaaacgaaggtgcgcgagaagagttggcttggctgcatgggagccgtgacaaactgcggaagagcaagcggcagctggaagaagaggtggttgcgctgaggtgtcgcttagaggccaagatgagggatcagaggcacagagaagaggataaaagggagattgagcaaaaggctgggcaagagctaaggcaaaaactacaggaagtcaatctctttctgcaggtgagctcccttaccgctagtacgcgcagtccgtttgtggcttgtcattcattctttactgttgtcatttctcggtatgttatgcttgtgccggtcagtgctgtggggtcatgggctcgttatagcttcaggaggttgctgaagggtgcgagcttgttggatgcttgtcctcaggcattctgagatgtggtgaataatcttctttacgcacctcggtcactggcgaatctgtaacagcgccaagaaagacgagaattgcaagtggactagtgtcttagagagacagaggtggcttagtactagctctgattcaaaacaaaacaaagcaaagcaaaaagttgcgctgagagagccggtttctttctgaacgaaaaggatgatgtaatggggtgcttttgggttttgcccttgattgtagagggcagtgaggaggcccagttggctccctgggtgaggttgtgctcttcaaagtgggtgtgtgaaagggcctggggggaatgatctctttttcttt from Struthio camelus isolate bStrCam1 chromosome 1, bStrCam1.hap1, whole genome shotgun sequence carries:
- the LOC138065748 gene encoding ankyrin repeat domain-containing protein 26-like: MQDDSPERKGEEAPGGAQVAAAAGAPAGVRGVASSAGAEQEDESDSPWDSEDDSPERKGEEAPGGAQVAAAAGAPAGVRGVASSAGAEQEDESDSPWDSEDDSPERKGEEAPGGAQVAAAAGAPAGVRGVASSAGAEQEDESDSPWDSESLRSLTACQSPEAAVNLQVSAKEGGEREGREAAATQTDFQCDGQAMAAELPAEVAEAPGKQLLPEGSLEVPKVSCGELQGDKLRLQEELARVKAKLQALEEQHVQAERCVQDLKTALAEKQREATASSRQLQDLLEASLGGVSLKDLEERVGRLELENARLEDTGQQQAARLEALQKELHASASRESGRKPGKELAEWKQPAEARLEEEMKKNVALQKECNRSKRLLEKAMKKVRAYERRARESQMNFPGEREDPCSGRGREVAKLRTKVRELCCSLEAERRKSRQLEKANEGAREELAWLHGSRDKLRKSKRQLEEEVVALRCRLEAKMRDQRHREEDKREIEQKAGQELRQKLQEVNLFLQTQAAAQDRAEQLRAASAASAVGRLQQRVRHLEYELALTKRLQ